One Salvia splendens isolate huo1 chromosome 12, SspV2, whole genome shotgun sequence genomic window carries:
- the LOC121759693 gene encoding ribonuclease 3-like protein 2 encodes MEATGYVEVEEISNIDASVGAVENLLGYCFKQKKLLEEALTHSSCSDSASYQRLEFLGDAALGLAVSNFVYLRYPGLDPGRLSLLRAANLSTEKLARVAVRHRLYTYVRYNVAVLEEKVNDFVKAVQEEGELEIYGGLVKAPKILADIVESVAAALYVDCNFDLHTTWKIFRHLLEPIVMLNDLEQQPQPVTMLFQLCQKDGNLVDISYRRKGERTFATVTVNGECIASASSEQREMAKLLAAKAAVEKLSHKSCNPLKDTIFNQLNMDGEIEEAKQKLYEVCGKKKWPKPNYKILKEGGVAHQKIFTCSVEIEISKGILVREGKEKPRVREAENSAASVMLFGLRNSNYV; translated from the exons ATGGAGGCGACCGGATACGTTGAGGTTGAAGAAATATCGAACATTGATGCATCGGTAGGGGCGGTGGAGAATCTCCTCGGTTATTGTTTCAAGCAGAAGAAGCTTCTGGAAGAGGCCTTGACTCACTCCTCCTGTTCCGACTCCGCCTCCTATCAGCGCCTCGAGTTCCTCGGCGACGCCGCTCTTGGTTTGGCCGTCTCCAATTTCGTTTACCTCCGCTATCCCGGCCTCGATCCCGGGAGGCTCTCGCTCCTGCGCGCCGCCAACCTCAGCACCGAGAAGCTTGCGCGCGTCGCCGTCCGCCACCGCCTCTATACATACGTACGCTACAACGTTGCTGTCCTTGAAGAAAAG GTTAATGATTTTGTAAAGGCAGTACAAGAGGAGGGGGAATTAGAGATATATGGGGGATTGGTCAAAGCCCCGAAAATTCTTGCGGATATTGTGGAGTCAGTGGCAGCTGCTTTGTATGTTGATTGCAATTTTGATTTACATACTACATGGAAG ATCTTTAGACATCTTCTGGAACCCATTGTAATGCTAAATGATTTGGAGCAGCAACCACAACCTGTAACTATGCTCTTTCAGTTATGCCAAAAGGATGGAAACCTGGTTGATATAAGTTAcaggaggaaaggagagagaaCATTTGCTACTGTTACCGTCAATGGGGAGTGTATTGCCTCTGCTTCTTCCGAGCAAAGAGAAATGGCAAAGCTCCTTGCTGCGAAGGCTGCTGTTGAAAAGCTGTCTCATAAATCTTGCAACCCATTGAAGGATACCATATTCAACCAACTCAATATGGATGgtgaaattgaagaagcaaaaCAGAAGCTGTATGAGGTGTGTGGCAAGAAGAAATGGCCGAAACCAAACTACAA AATCCTTAAAGAAGGCGGCGTTGCTCATCAGAAGATATTTACATGCTCGGTTGAAATTGAAATATCAAAAGGTATACTTGTGAGGGAGGGGAAAGAGAAGCCAAGAGTGAGAGAGGCAGAGAACTCAGCAGCTTCAGTAATGCTCTTCGGTCTTAGAAACTCAAACTATGTATGA
- the LOC121757962 gene encoding alpha-1,3-arabinosyltransferase XAT3-like isoform X2, protein MKLEKDEKKQVFGVTPFLLLLSLPFLCVGADFLWGNRITFHQWMQNFTGVEAATKKVDDKKFINFHLARLVRGEDRRELDDTGFACHRAFHSVHCVSTKPVRIDTRNMTVYVPSDNEWENETVVRPYPWQGYAVNEISHVRIIQYSNATAPPPCDFRHRVPAVVFSSGYIGNTYHEMSEIIIPLYITTRHFQSRVAFVVEDYKPSFFAKYNAIITRLTAHEVINPAANAAAVHCFPASVVGLKYHGILKVNSTDIPGGYGMPEFKRFLREIFSLTYSHVSEIPRPRLLLLSRTKSRKFLNEDEMIAMMQEVGFEVVVVRGSNLATMARLVNSCSVIVGVHGAGLTNDVFMAKGGVVVQVEPLGTEWISKVMFGDTARAMGLHHLLYKIEEEESSLVKLYGRNSSVVIDPASVYRGGGYMTARAVFIDQQNVKINLARFRSSIVEALSIVTD, encoded by the exons ATGAAGCTGGAGAAAGATGAGAAGAAGCAGGTTTTTGGTGTCACTCCCTTCCTTTTACTACTTTCCTTGCCGTTTCTCTGTGTCGGTGCCGATTTCCTCTGGGGAAACAGAATTACCTTCCATCAAT GGATGCAGAACTTCACCGGCGTCGAAGCTGCGACGAAGAAGGTTGACGACAAGAAATTCATCAATTTCCATTTAGCAAGACTAGTTAGAG GGGAGGATCGGAGGGAGCTTGACGATACAGGCTTTGCCTGCCACAGAGCCTTCCACTCCGTCCACTGCGTATCGACTAAACCCGTAAGAATCGACACCAGAAACATGACGGTCTACGTTCCATCCGACAACGAGTGGGAAAACGAGACGGTGGTCCGTCCCTACCCGTGGCAGGGATACGCCGTGAACGAAATCTCCCATGTCCGGATAATCCAGTACAGCAACGCCACAGCTCCACCGCCGTGCGATTTCCGCCACCGCGTCCCAGCCGTGGTGTTCTCCTCCGGCTACATCGGAAACACGTACCACGAAATGAGCGAGATCATCATCCCCCTCTACATCACCACGCGCCACTTCCAGTCACGCGTGGCTTTCGTCGTTGAGGACTACAAGCCCTCCTTCTTCGCCAAATACAACGCCATCATAACTCGTCTCACGGCCCACGAGGTGATCAATCCGGCCGCAAACGCCGCCGCCGTCCACTGCTTCCCTGCCTCCGTAGTAGGGTTGAAATACCACGGCATACTAAAG GTGAACTCCACAGACATCCCAGGAGGGTACGGAATGCCAGAATTCAAGCGTTTCCTCCGTGAAATCTTCAGTCTAACGTATTCCCACGTCTCGGAAATCCCTAGACCGAGGCTTCTTCTTCTCTCGCGCACGAAGTCAAGGAAATTTCTCAACGAAGACGAGATGATCGCCATGATGCAAGAGGTAGGGTttgaggtggtggtggtgaggGGGTCGAATCTGGCAACGATGGCGCGGCTAGTGAACTCGTGCAGCGTGATCGTGGGCGTGCACGGGGCCGGGCTAACAAATGACGTGTTCATGGCGAAGGGAGGCGTGGTCGTGCAAGTGGAGCCGCTCGGGACAGAGTGGATTTCGAAGGTGATGTTCGGAGACACGGCCCGGGCGATGGGGCTGCACCACCTGCTGTACAAGATTGAGGAGGAAGAGAGCTCGCTGGTTAAGCTATACGGCCGGAATAGCTCGGTGGTGATCGATCCGGCATCGGTGTACCGAGGCGGTGGTTACATGACTGCCAGAGCTGTTTTTATTGATCAACAAAATGTGAAGATCAATCTTGCTCGATTTAGGTCCTCCATTGTTGAAGCGCTTAGTATTGTTACGGATTAA
- the LOC121757962 gene encoding alpha-1,3-arabinosyltransferase XAT3-like isoform X1: MRRSRFLVSLPSFYYFPCRFSVSVPISSGETELPSINVTIFTFLSFSFSITHQISLKMVGMQNFTGVEAATKKVDDKKFINFHLARLVRGEDRRELDDTGFACHRAFHSVHCVSTKPVRIDTRNMTVYVPSDNEWENETVVRPYPWQGYAVNEISHVRIIQYSNATAPPPCDFRHRVPAVVFSSGYIGNTYHEMSEIIIPLYITTRHFQSRVAFVVEDYKPSFFAKYNAIITRLTAHEVINPAANAAAVHCFPASVVGLKYHGILKVNSTDIPGGYGMPEFKRFLREIFSLTYSHVSEIPRPRLLLLSRTKSRKFLNEDEMIAMMQEVGFEVVVVRGSNLATMARLVNSCSVIVGVHGAGLTNDVFMAKGGVVVQVEPLGTEWISKVMFGDTARAMGLHHLLYKIEEEESSLVKLYGRNSSVVIDPASVYRGGGYMTARAVFIDQQNVKINLARFRSSIVEALSIVTD; this comes from the exons ATGAGAAGAAGCAGGTTTTTGGTGTCACTCCCTTCCTTTTACTACTTTCCTTGCCGTTTCTCTGTGTCGGTGCCGATTTCCTCTGGGGAAACAGAATTACCTTCCATCAATGTAACAATCTTCACCTTTTTATCATTTTCCTTTTCAATCACTCATCAAATTTCTCTCAAAATGGTAGGGATGCAGAACTTCACCGGCGTCGAAGCTGCGACGAAGAAGGTTGACGACAAGAAATTCATCAATTTCCATTTAGCAAGACTAGTTAGAG GGGAGGATCGGAGGGAGCTTGACGATACAGGCTTTGCCTGCCACAGAGCCTTCCACTCCGTCCACTGCGTATCGACTAAACCCGTAAGAATCGACACCAGAAACATGACGGTCTACGTTCCATCCGACAACGAGTGGGAAAACGAGACGGTGGTCCGTCCCTACCCGTGGCAGGGATACGCCGTGAACGAAATCTCCCATGTCCGGATAATCCAGTACAGCAACGCCACAGCTCCACCGCCGTGCGATTTCCGCCACCGCGTCCCAGCCGTGGTGTTCTCCTCCGGCTACATCGGAAACACGTACCACGAAATGAGCGAGATCATCATCCCCCTCTACATCACCACGCGCCACTTCCAGTCACGCGTGGCTTTCGTCGTTGAGGACTACAAGCCCTCCTTCTTCGCCAAATACAACGCCATCATAACTCGTCTCACGGCCCACGAGGTGATCAATCCGGCCGCAAACGCCGCCGCCGTCCACTGCTTCCCTGCCTCCGTAGTAGGGTTGAAATACCACGGCATACTAAAG GTGAACTCCACAGACATCCCAGGAGGGTACGGAATGCCAGAATTCAAGCGTTTCCTCCGTGAAATCTTCAGTCTAACGTATTCCCACGTCTCGGAAATCCCTAGACCGAGGCTTCTTCTTCTCTCGCGCACGAAGTCAAGGAAATTTCTCAACGAAGACGAGATGATCGCCATGATGCAAGAGGTAGGGTttgaggtggtggtggtgaggGGGTCGAATCTGGCAACGATGGCGCGGCTAGTGAACTCGTGCAGCGTGATCGTGGGCGTGCACGGGGCCGGGCTAACAAATGACGTGTTCATGGCGAAGGGAGGCGTGGTCGTGCAAGTGGAGCCGCTCGGGACAGAGTGGATTTCGAAGGTGATGTTCGGAGACACGGCCCGGGCGATGGGGCTGCACCACCTGCTGTACAAGATTGAGGAGGAAGAGAGCTCGCTGGTTAAGCTATACGGCCGGAATAGCTCGGTGGTGATCGATCCGGCATCGGTGTACCGAGGCGGTGGTTACATGACTGCCAGAGCTGTTTTTATTGATCAACAAAATGTGAAGATCAATCTTGCTCGATTTAGGTCCTCCATTGTTGAAGCGCTTAGTATTGTTACGGATTAA